A stretch of the Candidatus Saccharimonadales bacterium genome encodes the following:
- the pilM gene encoding type IV pilus assembly protein PilM: MSLLSGVSEFFGLDIGTTAIRLVELKGTSGNKSLVKYGYLPIDPKIAISDSKADQQKLAEAIRELVEKSRITTRNVTVGIPSLRVFTTVADIDKLPSSELGKSIRYQADSLIPTPVAESKLDWALIGKSPVEESKLEILLSSVPNTYVEQRLDMLESIGLNVIAFEPDNLALTRALVPIAATAPMVIVDIGRRSTDIVITMDGIPRLTRAIPTGIDAIVKAATQNLNIDEKQAEQFIFKFGVSKDKLDGQVYQAIIGTIDSLTNEIDKSVTFFQGRYAGVKLERLIVSGGAVILPEFPLYVANRFGLNVEIGNAWRNVAFAQDRQNELAALSNQFGVAVGLAERDE; encoded by the coding sequence ATGAGTTTACTGAGTGGGGTTTCAGAATTTTTCGGATTAGACATCGGCACTACGGCCATTCGGCTGGTAGAGCTGAAGGGTACGAGTGGCAATAAGTCGCTCGTAAAGTACGGATATTTACCAATTGATCCTAAAATCGCTATCAGCGATTCCAAAGCAGATCAGCAGAAGCTGGCTGAAGCGATCCGCGAATTGGTAGAGAAGTCACGTATTACGACCCGCAATGTTACGGTTGGTATACCGTCGCTGCGCGTCTTTACGACGGTTGCTGACATCGACAAGCTGCCAAGCTCCGAGCTCGGCAAATCGATTCGCTACCAAGCTGATTCGTTGATTCCGACACCGGTTGCCGAATCTAAGCTTGATTGGGCACTGATCGGCAAATCTCCCGTGGAAGAGTCGAAGCTCGAAATATTACTATCCAGCGTCCCGAATACCTATGTTGAACAGCGGCTGGACATGCTGGAGAGTATCGGACTTAATGTCATAGCCTTTGAGCCGGACAACTTAGCGCTGACGCGGGCACTGGTGCCGATCGCGGCAACTGCACCAATGGTGATTGTCGACATCGGCCGGCGCAGTACGGATATCGTCATCACGATGGACGGTATTCCACGCTTAACCCGTGCTATTCCGACTGGTATCGACGCTATCGTCAAGGCTGCAACCCAAAACCTCAACATCGACGAAAAACAAGCTGAGCAATTTATCTTTAAGTTTGGTGTCAGCAAAGACAAGCTCGACGGGCAAGTCTATCAGGCGATCATCGGCACGATTGATTCATTGACCAACGAAATTGATAAGTCTGTCACGTTTTTCCAAGGCCGTTACGCTGGCGTCAAGTTGGAGCGGCTGATCGTGTCCGGCGGGGCAGTGATATTGCCGGAGTTCCCGTTGTATGTCGCCAACCGCTTTGGACTGAATGTAGAAATAGGTAACGCCTGGCGCAATGTTGCATTCGCACAGGATCGTCAAAATGAGTTAGCTGCACTGTCCAATCAATTTGGGGTGGCAGTCGGACTCGCAGAAAGGGACGAATAG
- the pilO gene encoding type 4a pilus biogenesis protein PilO, whose amino-acid sequence MAQTSNRPLSMKHMGVSKTNSRIVAVTAGAAFLVVFFAVASVSLYGTLTYQNRIIKAKKEATTQLKANLTARDSLVESYKSFTNSPTNIIGGSADGVGAKDGANAKLVLDALPGKYDFPAVTASLEKLAIEQQVTIESITGTDDEVAQTAQQSGTPAPVEIPFELKVSGDYLAVQRLVTAMERSIRPVQVQKLQVTGDQKAINLVVTAKTYYQPEKALNIGTKVIK is encoded by the coding sequence ATGGCTCAAACATCCAACAGACCACTATCAATGAAACATATGGGCGTCAGCAAGACGAATTCCCGGATTGTTGCCGTTACCGCAGGGGCAGCCTTTCTGGTAGTTTTCTTCGCAGTCGCCTCAGTATCGCTGTACGGTACACTGACCTACCAAAACCGCATTATCAAAGCTAAAAAGGAAGCCACGACGCAGCTCAAGGCTAACCTGACGGCCCGCGACAGTCTGGTCGAATCATACAAGAGCTTTACCAACTCACCGACGAACATCATCGGTGGGTCGGCTGACGGTGTCGGCGCCAAAGACGGCGCAAATGCAAAATTGGTTCTCGATGCGCTGCCAGGCAAATACGACTTTCCGGCTGTTACTGCTAGTCTTGAAAAATTAGCTATCGAACAGCAGGTGACTATCGAAAGTATTACTGGTACTGATGATGAGGTCGCGCAAACCGCGCAGCAATCCGGTACACCGGCGCCAGTTGAAATTCCGTTTGAACTCAAGGTGTCAGGTGATTACCTGGCAGTCCAACGGCTCGTAACGGCTATGGAGCGATCTATCAGGCCAGTTCAAGTACAAAAGTTACAAGTTACCGGCGATCAGAAAGCCATCAATCTCGTCGTTACCGCCAAGACATATTATCAGCCCGAAAAAGCGCTTAACATCGGCACAAAGGTCATAAAATGA
- a CDS encoding GspE/PulE family protein, producing MNVLSAANQKQVEDSLVSSKLLTAEALADLKVQADAQHVPLLSFLVQKKNVSNEALTKIIANINKVPYVNLSDTKIDAKILALLPQDIAERYMAVPLGEMQNRMVIAMLDADNVQAVDFLSNKIGRPLKVYAASEEGIRQVLHQYVSNISNDMAGAISGLESSVAMTSAETAQQVADNGGSAEKNIRTLVQDSPISKALSSILEFAAVHNASDVHIEPLQDALKIRCRIDGVLREIMKLPKSTEPPLVSRIKILANLKIDEHRVPQDGEFSISVAGRDIDLRISVSPVVWGEQVVIRLLDKSGTSLHLEDMGYAGRSLRMIREGLKQTNGMILTSGPTGSGKSTSLYALLQEVKDDSVNIVTLEDPVEYKMSGINQIQVNGDVGLSFAAGLRSILRQDPNIVMVGEIRDKETAELAVQASLTGHLVFSTLHTNSAAGILPRLLDMGIEPFLIASTVHTVIGQRLVRRIGAESEEYQSSKAETEAIHKVLGHLLPATEADRAKVSADIGYENLPLKDDSAYTLRKGIDGPGQPNGYKGRMGIYEVFSVTDQIQDLILKRSTSSEIQKVAQTQGMVTMREDGYLKALAGKTTINEVNRVAATDIA from the coding sequence ATGAACGTCCTGTCTGCGGCCAATCAAAAACAGGTAGAAGATAGTCTTGTATCAAGCAAACTGTTGACTGCCGAAGCCTTGGCCGATCTGAAGGTGCAAGCCGATGCTCAGCATGTGCCGCTACTGAGCTTTTTGGTGCAGAAAAAAAACGTCAGCAACGAAGCGCTGACAAAGATTATTGCCAATATTAACAAGGTGCCATACGTAAATCTGAGCGATACAAAGATTGACGCCAAGATTCTGGCGCTGCTACCGCAGGACATCGCTGAGCGCTATATGGCGGTACCGCTTGGTGAAATGCAGAACCGTATGGTTATCGCTATGCTTGACGCTGACAATGTGCAGGCTGTCGACTTCCTGAGCAATAAAATTGGCCGACCGCTCAAAGTCTACGCCGCCTCCGAAGAGGGCATTCGCCAGGTGCTGCATCAATACGTCTCGAACATATCCAACGATATGGCAGGTGCCATCAGTGGCTTAGAGAGTTCAGTGGCTATGACATCCGCCGAAACTGCGCAGCAAGTCGCTGACAACGGTGGCTCGGCTGAGAAGAACATCCGGACGCTGGTGCAGGATTCACCAATCAGTAAAGCCTTGTCATCAATCCTCGAGTTCGCCGCGGTGCACAACGCCAGCGACGTGCATATCGAGCCACTTCAGGACGCGCTCAAGATTCGTTGCCGGATCGACGGCGTGCTACGGGAAATTATGAAGCTGCCGAAGTCAACTGAGCCGCCGCTGGTGTCACGTATCAAAATCCTAGCCAATTTGAAGATTGACGAACACCGTGTGCCGCAGGACGGTGAATTCAGCATATCGGTGGCTGGTCGTGACATTGACCTTCGTATCTCGGTATCACCGGTGGTGTGGGGAGAGCAGGTGGTTATCCGTCTACTCGACAAGTCTGGCACTAGCTTGCACCTGGAAGACATGGGCTACGCCGGCCGTAGTTTGCGCATGATCCGGGAAGGTCTCAAGCAGACCAACGGCATGATCCTGACATCCGGACCAACTGGCTCCGGTAAGTCGACCTCACTGTATGCGCTGCTCCAGGAAGTCAAAGACGATAGCGTTAACATCGTTACCCTGGAAGACCCAGTGGAATACAAAATGTCCGGAATCAATCAGATCCAGGTGAACGGTGATGTTGGCCTGAGCTTTGCAGCCGGACTGCGCAGTATTCTGCGGCAGGACCCCAACATCGTCATGGTCGGGGAAATCCGTGACAAAGAAACTGCCGAACTGGCAGTGCAGGCATCGCTGACCGGGCACTTAGTGTTTAGTACGTTGCACACCAACTCCGCAGCCGGCATCCTGCCACGGTTACTCGATATGGGTATCGAGCCGTTCCTGATCGCCAGCACGGTGCATACGGTTATCGGCCAGCGGCTGGTGCGACGGATTGGTGCCGAGTCTGAAGAATATCAATCCAGCAAAGCCGAAACAGAGGCAATTCACAAGGTACTCGGCCATCTGCTGCCAGCCACAGAAGCCGACCGCGCCAAAGTATCTGCAGATATTGGATACGAAAACTTGCCACTGAAGGACGATAGCGCTTATACTTTACGCAAGGGCATCGATGGTCCTGGCCAGCCGAATGGGTATAAGGGACGTATGGGCATCTACGAGGTGTTCAGCGTCACCGATCAGATTCAGGATTTGATCCTCAAACGGTCGACCAGTTCTGAGATTCAGAAAGTGGCCCAAACGCAGGGAATGGTCACCATGCGCGAAGACGGCTATCTGAAAGCACTCGCCGGAAAAACAACTATCAACGAAGTTAACCGCGTCGCGGCAACTGATATAGCATAA
- a CDS encoding type IV pilus twitching motility protein PilT, which produces MAETVRIEILLEEVIKRKASDLHLQVGLPPMIRVDGALAQVSGMSPLNDETIETLIFSILDEDQKQILLKDKEFDFSFAFGDLGRFRVNAFHERGNLAAALRLITNDILTIEQLGLPPIVNKFADYPRGLVLVTGPTGSGKSTTLAAMIHKINSERATHIITIEDPIEYTHRSIKSVIVQREVHYDTYSFSAALRSALREDPDVVLVGEMRDLETIASAITIAETGHLVFATLHTNSAAQSIDRMIDVFPPHQQPQIRSQLSNILTAIVSQRLVPTIGGGRVAAAEIMVATPAVRNIIREGKTHQLDAVIQTGAEFGMQSMDKTLVNLIHAGTITYDEARLVAVDIDELDRLMRS; this is translated from the coding sequence ATGGCAGAAACAGTACGGATCGAAATATTACTCGAAGAAGTTATCAAACGAAAAGCTTCCGACCTTCACTTGCAGGTTGGGCTGCCACCGATGATTCGGGTGGACGGCGCTTTGGCGCAGGTGTCTGGCATGAGCCCGCTCAACGACGAAACCATTGAGACACTGATCTTCTCAATTCTCGATGAGGACCAGAAACAAATCCTGCTCAAAGACAAGGAATTCGACTTCAGCTTCGCCTTTGGTGATCTCGGTAGGTTCCGCGTCAACGCCTTCCACGAACGAGGCAATTTGGCTGCGGCGCTTCGTCTTATCACCAACGACATCCTGACCATCGAGCAGCTCGGCTTGCCGCCGATCGTCAATAAGTTTGCCGATTATCCGCGCGGACTTGTCCTGGTGACTGGCCCAACCGGCTCCGGTAAGTCGACGACACTGGCAGCCATGATCCACAAGATCAATAGCGAACGCGCCACCCACATCATCACCATCGAAGATCCAATCGAGTATACCCACCGTTCAATCAAGTCGGTTATCGTGCAGCGCGAAGTTCACTACGACACATATTCCTTCTCGGCTGCACTACGAAGCGCGCTGCGTGAAGACCCGGATGTCGTGCTGGTCGGAGAAATGCGCGATCTGGAAACCATCGCCTCCGCCATTACTATTGCCGAGACAGGCCACTTAGTATTTGCAACCCTGCACACCAATAGCGCTGCTCAGAGTATCGACCGTATGATCGACGTCTTCCCACCGCACCAACAGCCACAGATCCGCTCACAGCTGTCGAACATCCTAACGGCCATCGTTTCGCAGCGCCTGGTGCCGACGATCGGTGGCGGCCGAGTCGCAGCAGCCGAAATCATGGTTGCGACGCCAGCTGTCCGTAATATTATCCGTGAAGGCAAAACGCATCAGCTCGATGCTGTCATCCAGACCGGTGCCGAATTCGGTATGCAGTCCATGGATAAAACACTGGTCAATCTGATCCACGCTGGCACTATCACCTATGATGAGGCCCGCCTGGTAGCTGTCGATATCGATGAGCTGGATCGGTTAATGAGGAGTTAA
- a CDS encoding type II secretion system F family protein → MLNYQYVARNPSTGQKVSSDVEADSEAAAIRLIRSEGLVPVDIKLGKSATTTNRFARVSAKDRVLFSRQLSTLINAGLPLVQSLRNVNLQTTNKQLRAVSGKVIADVEAGTTLSTAMSRHPKVFNKVYISMVAAGEVSGTLDMSLVRLADQQEKDADIVSKVRGAMIYPLIVLVVMAIVMGFMLVKVLPQVQVLYDGFPGAELPLVTKILLALSALLSKFWWIVLIVAVVLSAVLGKWANTGPGREVFDKLKMRSPLIKGLFMKMYMARFSRTGSTLVSSGVPLLQMLDITGDAVNNIHVKRSIDKAVEKVKGGKSLADSIDGDPSFLPLLPNMLRIGEQSGSIEQMLVKTADYYEKEVDNEIKNVQTIIEPVLMVVLGIVAFIIVAAVLLPVYGLAGKSFTV, encoded by the coding sequence ATGTTAAATTATCAATACGTTGCCCGTAATCCTTCGACCGGACAAAAGGTATCGTCCGATGTCGAAGCCGACAGTGAAGCGGCCGCAATCCGGCTGATCCGGTCGGAAGGTTTAGTTCCTGTCGACATCAAGCTCGGCAAATCTGCTACAACTACGAACCGGTTCGCCCGTGTATCCGCTAAGGACCGGGTGCTATTTTCGCGCCAGCTATCAACACTGATTAATGCCGGCTTGCCGCTCGTTCAAAGTCTGCGCAATGTCAATCTGCAAACAACCAATAAGCAGCTTCGGGCAGTGTCGGGCAAAGTTATAGCCGATGTCGAAGCCGGCACGACGTTATCGACGGCGATGTCCCGTCACCCGAAAGTATTCAACAAAGTCTACATCAGCATGGTTGCTGCCGGTGAGGTGTCCGGTACGCTTGATATGTCGCTGGTGCGGCTGGCCGATCAGCAGGAGAAGGACGCTGACATCGTCAGTAAAGTCCGCGGTGCCATGATTTATCCGTTGATCGTCTTGGTCGTTATGGCGATCGTGATGGGCTTCATGCTGGTTAAGGTGCTGCCGCAGGTGCAAGTGCTCTACGACGGCTTTCCAGGCGCCGAACTGCCACTTGTCACGAAGATACTGTTGGCGCTGTCAGCGCTTCTCAGTAAATTCTGGTGGATAGTACTCATCGTCGCTGTGGTGCTGTCGGCTGTGCTGGGTAAGTGGGCCAATACTGGTCCTGGCCGGGAAGTCTTCGACAAGCTGAAGATGCGTTCGCCGCTCATAAAGGGACTGTTCATGAAAATGTACATGGCGCGGTTCTCGCGGACGGGTTCAACGCTGGTATCCAGCGGTGTGCCGCTGCTGCAGATGCTGGACATCACCGGCGACGCCGTCAACAATATCCACGTCAAGCGTTCGATCGATAAAGCAGTCGAAAAGGTCAAGGGCGGTAAGTCGCTGGCTGACTCAATAGATGGTGATCCGAGCTTTTTGCCGCTGCTTCCGAACATGCTGCGTATCGGCGAGCAGTCGGGTTCGATCGAGCAAATGCTTGTCAAAACGGCCGATTACTATGAAAAGGAAGTCGACAACGAGATCAAAAACGTCCAGACCATCATCGAACCAGTCCTCATGGTGGTGCTCGGTATCGTAGCCTTCATCATCGTGGCTGCCGTGCTGCTACCGGTGTATGGATTGGCTGGCAAGTCGTTTACTGTATAG
- a CDS encoding type II secretion system protein, which produces MSKFNIKDKKGFTIIEVLIVLAIAGLILLIVFLAVPSLQRNSRNTARKTDVSNILGAMSEYTNNNGGQYPASCGAGACTTTPWLTNAKLGTIDGTRVAFSLQTGPAVPASPAGLDSVVLANYAKCSTASAATATNASKRSLVALYYVETGGANQLQCVESGS; this is translated from the coding sequence ATGTCAAAATTCAACATTAAAGATAAAAAAGGTTTCACGATCATCGAAGTTTTGATCGTCCTAGCTATTGCTGGTCTTATCCTGCTTATCGTATTCCTAGCCGTGCCGTCTTTACAGCGTAATTCACGTAACACTGCCCGTAAAACTGATGTTTCGAACATCCTCGGTGCAATGTCAGAGTATACGAACAACAATGGTGGTCAGTATCCTGCTAGCTGTGGTGCCGGTGCTTGTACTACAACGCCTTGGTTAACGAATGCTAAACTTGGTACGATTGACGGCACAAGAGTAGCGTTTAGTCTTCAAACCGGTCCAGCTGTACCGGCAAGCCCAGCTGGCCTTGACTCGGTCGTTTTGGCTAACTACGCAAAATGCTCTACAGCTTCTGCAGCAACCGCTACTAATGCCAGCAAACGAAGCTTAGTCGCGCTATACTATGTAGAAACAGGTGGCGCCAATCAGTTACAGTGTGTTGAGTCCGGTTCATAA
- a CDS encoding prepilin peptidase translates to MVIVILLLLGICFGSFVNAFVWRFHEQAEIAEQKQQGIVSKAVQAVAGKLRGKRQLTADELSITKGRSMCVHCYHELAAKDLIPVFSYLWLRGRCRYCGQPIQDTPLPELVTPLLFVVSYLFWPMPLSGAGLFVFCLWLVFLVGFVALSLYDLRWYELPHRIVLPLIGLALLQTVVVSTIYGGGLQTLGNAVAGALIGGGLFYLLYTFSPKIELDDGTRISKWIGGGDITLGTLLGLLVGGPGNALLLIFTASLIGTIIAVPLLAVGRADRGSHLPFGPFLMAGAIIVMLWGARLIDWYTNQLAL, encoded by the coding sequence ATGGTTATAGTTATATTACTCCTGCTCGGCATCTGCTTCGGGAGCTTCGTCAATGCCTTTGTCTGGCGGTTCCACGAGCAAGCCGAAATTGCTGAGCAAAAGCAGCAGGGAATTGTTAGTAAAGCCGTCCAGGCAGTCGCGGGCAAACTCCGCGGCAAACGGCAGCTGACTGCAGACGAATTGTCGATCACCAAGGGACGTAGCATGTGCGTGCACTGCTACCATGAGCTGGCAGCCAAGGATCTGATCCCTGTTTTTAGCTATTTATGGCTGCGTGGCCGCTGTCGCTATTGCGGCCAGCCAATTCAGGATACGCCGTTGCCGGAGCTGGTCACGCCACTGCTGTTCGTCGTGTCATATCTGTTCTGGCCGATGCCGCTGAGCGGAGCAGGGTTATTCGTATTCTGTCTGTGGCTCGTGTTCCTGGTCGGGTTTGTGGCGCTTAGTCTGTATGACTTACGCTGGTACGAGCTGCCACACCGCATTGTATTGCCGCTGATTGGGCTAGCCTTGTTGCAAACGGTTGTCGTATCGACTATCTACGGCGGCGGCCTGCAGACATTGGGCAACGCCGTTGCCGGTGCGCTGATTGGGGGAGGCCTATTCTATTTACTATACACATTTTCGCCCAAAATCGAGCTAGATGACGGCACGCGTATCAGCAAATGGATAGGTGGCGGCGACATTACGCTTGGGACGCTGCTGGGGCTTCTGGTCGGCGGACCAGGCAATGCCTTGCTGCTGATATTTACCGCTTCACTGATCGGAACGATTATCGCAGTTCCGCTGCTGGCAGTCGGCCGAGCCGACCGGGGCAGTCACTTACCGTTTGGGCCGTTCCTGATGGCTGGAGCAATTATTGTCATGCTGTGGGGCGCCCGATTGATCGATTGGTACACGAACCAACTCGCGTTGTAG
- a CDS encoding prepilin-type N-terminal cleavage/methylation domain-containing protein: MNRLSSHQSTRTRQAGFTIIELLIATSVFSVMLIVITAAVLQFSRQYYKGVISSSTQATTRALIDEVNRSLQFNGSSFSKFGTNDGYCIGAKRYSYKLNQQVIDDGPNAAAHQSYHALVTDTFSGCNTGTPPLSLAAANFPGTVENPRELLGERMRLLKFDIVEVNDMYTVTVRVAYGDDDLLCSPSTTGDCTNPNSLAGVNNNMSDLTCRSTIGSQFCAVSELTTTTRKRVN, translated from the coding sequence ATGAACAGGTTGTCTTCGCATCAATCTACACGCACCAGGCAGGCTGGCTTCACGATCATTGAACTGCTGATCGCCACCAGCGTGTTCTCGGTAATGCTGATCGTTATTACAGCGGCTGTACTGCAGTTCAGCCGCCAGTATTACAAAGGCGTCATATCAAGCTCGACGCAGGCGACGACGCGGGCGCTGATCGATGAGGTCAATCGTTCGCTGCAATTCAATGGCAGCAGCTTCAGTAAATTTGGCACAAACGACGGGTACTGCATTGGCGCAAAGCGCTACAGCTACAAATTGAATCAACAAGTGATTGACGACGGCCCGAATGCAGCGGCTCACCAGAGCTACCATGCGTTGGTGACGGATACGTTTTCCGGCTGTAATACTGGAACACCACCATTGTCTCTAGCGGCGGCAAATTTCCCAGGAACAGTTGAAAACCCGCGCGAACTGCTCGGTGAGCGTATGAGGCTGCTCAAGTTTGACATCGTCGAGGTCAATGATATGTATACTGTTACTGTCCGTGTTGCCTATGGTGACGACGATCTGCTCTGTAGTCCATCGACAACAGGTGACTGCACTAACCCCAATTCATTAGCTGGCGTGAACAACAATATGTCTGATCTTACCTGCCGCTCAACGATCGGTTCACAATTTTGTGCAGTATCAGAGTTAACAACAACCACAAGGAAACGAGTAAACTAA
- a CDS encoding pilus assembly PilX N-terminal domain-containing protein → MANQALRRSKSTNQAGMVSILVTVIMMFVISLIVLGFAQVSRREQRQSLDRQLSSQAFFAAESGVNDARQKINDDLANGLGVTEKENCEMGEGYTAVPEIDTAVSYTCLLVTSKLKNLFVSPLTASGRSVVLPINPDSGRIDTMRIKWSALNEPSSAEIAQCPNDANDGFPQSSAWVCPYGVLRMDIVPTDSLSRADTTNRQKTIFLYPVKNGGIPSHNYADAGIDGTVRAIYCQPSAKICEVDIANMAGFDNYALRLSALYEDGSVDVTVSRGGTSVLLKNAQVQIDATGKAQDVLRRIQVRIPFTSSTNVPEFALQSGSSICKRFEASPAAFTIPAGLTGQDTRNPMCR, encoded by the coding sequence ATGGCAAACCAAGCACTTCGACGTAGTAAATCCACAAACCAGGCCGGTATGGTATCCATTCTAGTTACTGTAATTATGATGTTCGTCATCAGCCTGATTGTCCTAGGATTTGCCCAGGTATCTCGCCGCGAGCAGCGCCAGTCGCTCGACCGCCAGCTCAGTTCGCAGGCCTTCTTCGCGGCCGAAAGCGGTGTCAATGATGCCCGCCAAAAAATTAATGATGACCTTGCAAATGGTCTCGGCGTCACTGAAAAGGAAAACTGCGAAATGGGCGAGGGGTATACTGCTGTTCCAGAAATTGACACCGCCGTATCCTACACCTGCCTGCTGGTCACCAGCAAGCTCAAAAATTTATTCGTCAGCCCGCTGACGGCCAGTGGCCGCTCGGTAGTATTGCCAATAAACCCTGACAGTGGACGCATCGATACGATGCGTATCAAGTGGTCGGCTCTGAACGAGCCGAGTTCTGCTGAGATAGCTCAGTGCCCTAATGATGCAAATGATGGTTTCCCGCAAAGCTCAGCCTGGGTTTGTCCCTACGGCGTTCTGCGAATGGATATCGTGCCGACTGATAGTCTGAGCCGAGCGGACACGACTAATCGACAGAAAACGATATTTCTATATCCCGTAAAGAATGGGGGTATACCGAGTCATAATTACGCCGATGCCGGTATCGACGGCACCGTCCGCGCTATATATTGCCAGCCTAGTGCAAAGATCTGCGAAGTTGATATCGCCAATATGGCCGGTTTTGATAATTACGCCTTGCGACTGAGTGCACTCTACGAGGATGGTTCAGTCGACGTCACGGTGAGCCGCGGCGGTACAAGTGTACTGCTCAAAAACGCCCAAGTTCAAATCGATGCCACCGGCAAAGCCCAGGATGTCCTGCGCCGCATCCAGGTGCGCATACCGTTCACTTCGTCGACGAACGTACCAGAGTTCGCGTTGCAATCAGGTAGCTCGATCTGCAAGCGCTTTGAGGCTAGTCCCGCTGCATTTACTATCCCCGCTGGCTTGACCGGCCAGGATACGCGCAACCCGATGTGTCGATAA
- the xerA gene encoding site-specific tyrosine recombinase/integron integrase: protein MKYNKAIVDFLEYLEVEQGRSQKTIANYDHYLSRLSDFAGDIQISDIDPELIRKWRLWLNRLGTNVSDELQKSTQNYHLIALRSFLKFCAKRDIPALPADKIELAKTVRKQVTFLNPEELERIFDQPDIRTEAGLRDRAILELLFSSGLRVSELVGLDKSHINLKRREFMVRGKGQKDRPIFISDAAAEWLQAYIDKRTDSTNPLFVRYGGRKTVDLSGNYHRLTARSVQRLVAHYALLAGITKHVSPHTLRHSFATDLLMNGADLRSVQAMLGHSNIATTQIYTHVTDPHLKKIHEKFHGTHAD from the coding sequence ATGAAATATAACAAAGCAATCGTAGATTTCCTGGAATATCTCGAAGTCGAGCAAGGCCGATCACAAAAGACGATCGCCAACTACGATCATTATTTGAGCCGGCTCAGCGATTTTGCTGGTGATATCCAGATCAGCGATATCGACCCGGAGCTGATCCGCAAGTGGCGGCTGTGGCTCAACCGGCTGGGCACCAATGTGTCTGACGAGCTGCAAAAGAGCACTCAAAACTACCATCTAATAGCCCTGCGTAGCTTTCTAAAGTTCTGTGCCAAACGAGACATCCCTGCGCTGCCTGCCGACAAAATTGAGTTGGCCAAAACTGTCCGCAAACAAGTGACGTTCCTAAATCCGGAAGAGTTGGAGCGGATATTCGACCAGCCCGACATACGAACCGAAGCTGGACTGCGCGACCGGGCGATACTGGAGCTGCTGTTCAGCAGCGGACTGCGCGTATCTGAGCTGGTAGGGCTGGATAAATCTCACATCAATCTCAAGCGCCGGGAGTTCATGGTACGCGGTAAGGGCCAAAAGGACCGGCCGATATTCATCAGCGACGCAGCGGCCGAGTGGCTGCAGGCCTACATCGACAAACGGACAGACAGCACCAATCCGCTGTTCGTCCGCTACGGCGGCCGCAAAACGGTTGATTTATCTGGAAACTATCATCGGCTAACAGCTCGGAGCGTGCAGCGGCTGGTCGCTCACTATGCCCTGCTGGCCGGTATCACCAAGCATGTCAGCCCGCATACGCTGCGGCATTCGTTTGCGACTGATCTACTCATGAACGGCGCTGATCTACGCAGCGTACAGGCCATGCTCGGGCACAGCAATATCGCGACGACCCAAATATACACCCACGTTACCGATCCGCATCTCAAGAAAATTCACGAGAAGTTTCACGGCACGCACGCCGATTAA
- a CDS encoding nucleoside-diphosphate kinase, giving the protein MEKTLIVFKPDAVQRGIVGEIITRFERVGLKIVGTKMLQPDYDHYHKHYEGIGTLKTRKGDQIFEYQLKTMLEGPVIAMVLEGVDAVETVRKMVGATEPKSAVPGTIRGDYAHVSYSAADASGRSVNNVIHASADPAEAEQEIAHWFSDVEMYDYQAVHEKFTQPKS; this is encoded by the coding sequence ATGGAAAAAACACTTATAGTCTTCAAACCAGATGCCGTCCAGCGTGGCATCGTCGGCGAAATCATCACTCGCTTCGAACGCGTCGGCCTCAAAATCGTCGGTACCAAGATGTTGCAGCCTGACTACGACCACTACCACAAGCATTACGAAGGCATTGGCACTCTCAAGACACGCAAAGGCGACCAGATCTTTGAATATCAGCTCAAGACCATGCTGGAAGGCCCAGTAATCGCCATGGTCCTTGAGGGCGTCGACGCCGTCGAAACCGTCCGCAAAATGGTCGGTGCTACCGAACCCAAGTCAGCCGTCCCCGGTACCATCCGCGGCGACTATGCCCACGTCAGTTACAGCGCCGCCGATGCCAGCGGCCGCAGTGTCAACAATGTCATTCACGCTTCAGCCGATCCCGCAGAAGCCGAGCAGGAGATTGCCCACTGGTTCAGCGACGTTGAAATGTACGACTACCAGGCAGTCCACGAGAAGTTCACGCAGCCTAAGTCATAA